In Mercenaria mercenaria strain notata chromosome 13, MADL_Memer_1, whole genome shotgun sequence, the DNA window TCTTTATATTCCTACGTAGCTACAAAAGAGTTATCCGCCATgctcaaaataattaaaaataaagttgTAGTTTCTGTCCCCTATATTTCTTTGCAATGCCATCCCTTCTgtagtttaaaattatttatcaaGTGAAAATTGTGATGGACGGAATAATGGAGCTACTATGATcataatgcttttttttaaatgtggcttCCACATTGTCCGTCATGAACATAAagtatattaatttctttttatagcaTATTTCTAGCAATTGTAATACTTGTGAaagatttgaatattgatgaacagAGTAGAAAATTGTATTGAATCTATTCTTTTGAATACTctaactgtaaaagttcatgcGCAGTATTAAAGGAagcgcttttctaaccatgtaagtatgcatccatctatttggatagctgtttcttcttttttttaacaaaaaaaaaagccttGTGGAACTTTAAGGGCTTGCCTTTTATATAATTGGTTGAAAGAGCCCTGCATTAACATAAATCGttggctgagcgcgaaactattgtaactgtatataaataaagaacaagatacaatagttcgcgctcagccctcgaaatgttcgttaaaatatttttcattccaACTGTCTGTCCTTTATGTTCAAGGTTCTATccctattattttttttcaatttaaaaaataagtttaaagaaGTACCTGTACTTCCGACAAGTTATCTTGCTTCTGTAAGAAATTATGGAGACTGTGGTCAAATACCGCTCCCACCGGGGTTTGTATCTGCGACCTCGAAATTGGGAGTCGGACGCGCTTACACCACTGTGACCCATATATTTCAGTTAATAACATTACCAATTCtcttatttaatttaaataaggAACAGTTTCGCTCACATATTTTTGCAAGTTAACTACATTTTTGGTTTGCGATTGTCGCCTGATAAAATGAACAATGAGATAACTGGTAACATGATATCCCGgagaataaaacatgaaaagaagAGGAATGAAACACACTTGAAGCTGTATAGAGCCATAGTTTTAATATTTGTCAAAACGAGAGTAGGAAAGATTTTTGGTAAGTATTACTTTACTTTTATATactatacatgtatgtgttttcAATTACGATGTACGATTTCTACCATTTAAATGATTAATTGAAAGTTCAGGTGCGCATTAACTCGTTTTTCGAAACAAGTAACTTGTTACAGATAACAAAATCACTTCTCTCGCTTTTGAGGAAGTCAGCCGTTGTAATACTACGCGAAAAGGTCTGCCATAGTTGATGATTTTTTGTTATCTGATAGGCAGTTTTTCGACGAACGCCGTCTAAGATGAATTCGTGACTTAGActgacccatgccacgtgactgaagtttgcaaatcagactacttgataacgcattatagataatttatcaaaatgaaatatgcctgattggacgagagtcaCTCTACCGATTGTGCAACACTGAGTTAAATGACAGACGAAGCGTGTGTCCTTAATGTTTTAAAGATAGTTTCGCTTAGTATATTTAAAAGAATATCAATATAAGtaagtttgataaatataataaagcCTGTTAAAATACCAAcctatatcaatttacagaaaaagCTGAAtgcggtctgcgtatcacattgATAAGCCGGTCACTtctgtgaaaaattaaaagagaaccatttaaattgttaaagtgttatggtgtttagttttaatatttgaaaaatgttagatagatgatagaataacactaATCATATGAAAAcatcataaacttcttgtcttattacaattcgcagactattgtttttaaagatatttcttgtttaaccTATATGTACTTTATGTAATTACTGCAGTCGTACCGTTTGTGATTTTCAAGGAACTGGGATTAGCTTACGTAtgtgatgatattatatatatatatattgtatatgatgTAGACATATAAAAGccaaatgcaaaaacaaatattgaaatcataCATTTTATCATTCTACAGACACAATTAAACCAAGATCACTGATATGGTTACTCAAACATTATCGACTTGGCCATTCCATATGCTGAACGAGTTTGAAAACAAACCACTTATTATTCAGTTTAGTTTtttgagcgtgtaaatttaagAAAGATACACGAGAAAGTCACAAAAATAACTACATACgaaaatttttcaatttcagtTCATCATGTTTATACCACTGTTCGTTATGCTGTCCACATCCTTTGCTTTTTCTGAGGTGAAACCGCAGGAAAGCGCTTGTGATGTTTGCAACTGCTCATTGAAGACCGTAGTTGACTGCTCTTTTCGCGGCCTTTTACAGATTCCATCAAACATCAGTGCAGACACTACCGTTCTTGATATGTCATCGAACCTTATCAACACTTTAGACAGGGATCCATTTAAGAAGTTACGGAATCTGCTTGTTCTGGATTTATACAACAACTCTTTGAAGAGAAAAGGCCTCTCCAACTCAACATTTTCTGGTCTCTCGAAGCTGAAGGTGTTAAATATCTCTAAAAATGATCAGCTGCAACTGACAAACGCAACAACCCctcttgaattatttaaaaatatgcctTCTCTAGAGCTGCTGAAAATGTATGGAACAACCGGCACGTATAATATCATGCACGGGTACCCGGATGTCCAGCTCAGTAAACTTAAATCCTTGAGAGAACTTTGGATAGACGGGCTCACAAATATAGCATTCGGTCTAGCATTCAGGAATATGACCAGCCTAAAAGTATTACGCCTTGCAGGAGATCACATTAAACCTTCATGGAGAAGCAAGGAGTTTTGCATGACAAACCTAGTTAAAGGAATGTTTGACAACCTGCCTTCTATCACCCATCTTTTCATCCAAAAATGTAACCTAGAAACAGCTGACGTAAATGTGtttcaaaaacttcaaaaccTAGAGTATTTAGATTTATCGAAAAACACGAATCTCACTCTGAGGAGAGTATCAGCTGCCCTCGGTAGCCTACAAAACAAAACTAATACTCTAGTTTTAAACGAAATTGAATCGTCCAAGCCGCACAAATATACAGTCACTTTAACGACAGATATGATAGAATCACTACAATATATTCCGCTCCGAGAGCTTCATCTGGACAATAATCGTATAGAATTGATAGAACCGGATGTTTTTAGGAAGCTTCCGAAAACACTTCAAATTGTTAGCGCAAAACAAAACAGGTTTTTCACTGGATATTACATTTTCAGTGTAAGATATTTGGAGAATTTGAGATATCTGGATATATCACACCAGTTCTTCACGAGTGAATTGGAGGTTTGGCATCAGTCGGAGACACACAACACGAATTTGAACGAAAATCActttactgaaaatattgaaCGTAATTTGAATAAAAGTCAGATTATAAATAAGACTTATGGGCCACAAATTGAACGCTCACATAGATTAGAAACTGATTTCGATAAATATACTGATACAGAAAGTCGTCACTATAATAATACTGATAAATACATTGGGATTGAGACTGACAGCTACAATCAAAGAAAGAGCATCAGCCCAACAAAGACACCAGAAAAAGGTTCTTATGAAATGAATAGAAATTTAAGTCGCCGTGATATATTACATTACATGACATCAACATGTCCACAACATAGTAAGGAATTTTACATCCCTCCTGGGACAATTGTTGGTTACATTCCTCCCAAACTGGAATACCTGGATATTAGTATCAGTAAACATGCTAACCCAGTATTCCAATTTATTTTCAGTGAGAAcaattcattgaaaatattgaatgCTAGCCAATCGTTGTTGTATTGTTTGGAAGGGCCTGTACGCGGACTACACAAGCTTGAGTATTTAGATTTGTCAGAAAATTACTGTTACAATATCTCCAAAACATTTTTCAAGTACGCATCAAGTTTGAAAAGTTTGTATATTCACAAAAACTTTCTTGGTCAAATATTTGGTGAGGATTATGACGGAGAAATACTGCAGCCTCTTTCATCACTTGATGTAGTAAACATATCATATAATCGAATATATAAGATTCCAAGACGGTTTTTTATGTCCCAACGTAATCTCGTATCCTTATCGGCTGTTGGCAACGTTATAGAAGAGTTCGACGTTACTCTAGGACACATGACAAGACTAAGAAACGTGCAGTTACGTTTGAATTATATCAACACACTTTCAGATGTGACACGTGGTGAGTTAGAGAAAATATCGTCTCAGATTGACAGAAATACAAACCAGAGTTTACTGGTTGATCTGAGCGTCAACCCTATACACTGTTATTGTTCTAACGTTGAATTCTTGAAATGGGTGTTTAAACACTCTAGCTCAGATTCCTCCTTGGTGGTTCAAATCTCGGAatgtttatttcatgaaaatcagacAAGAGTCAAACTTTACTCGCGTAAACATCTCGAGGACACGGTTGCTTATTTGGAAAAACAGTGTCAGTCATATGTTGGCCTTATAGTCGGCCTGTCTATCTTTATGGCTATCGTTGTCAATATAATATTGGGGATAATTATTCACAAAAACCGCTGGCAACTTCAGTATTGGTATTATGTTGTCTTGGATAACTACAGATGCAAAGTTAAACTTCGTAGAACAAATTATGAAGAACTTGACGATATGTATAAATATGACGTTTTTGTAGCTTCTGCAGCTGAGGACGTAGACGAACAAGGCAAACACGAAAATGACTTTGTTATGGACAAGTTAAGACCGGTCTTAAAGTTAAGAAATTTGATCGCCTTCGTTCAAGTCTATCATATCCAAGGCAATTATAATCTCATTTCGACGGTCGGAAAAGCCATAAATGCCAGCAGGGTTGTCCTTTTCATTTTCTCTGATGACTGGTCGAAGGATGATAGCATGAAAGTCGCTGTTCATATGTGGCAGTGTGATATGATGCAACGACGTTGTCCAAATTCTGTGTTTGGCATTAGGCTGAATGAAATGTGCGGTAAAGATGCAGAAATGATGCATGATATTCACTGTAAAACTGTCCTTGACTATCCCAAAGGAGCGAATCGACATACAGAGAATGCATTCTGGCGAGAATGTACAGACTTATTGCAAAAGCTTGGAAAAAATAACTCTAACCAGGAATGTTCGGATGTTTAAATCCATTTTGAAGCAACAAAGACAGAACTGTAACACAATGCTGTTTTTGTACGTTATTTTGGGGAAGACATCTGttactgatgaaaaaaaaaat includes these proteins:
- the LOC123529457 gene encoding uncharacterized protein LOC123529457, with amino-acid sequence MFIPLFVMLSTSFAFSEVKPQESACDVCNCSLKTVVDCSFRGLLQIPSNISADTTVLDMSSNLINTLDRDPFKKLRNLLVLDLYNNSLKRKGLSNSTFSGLSKLKVLNISKNDQLQLTNATTPLELFKNMPSLELLKMYGTTGTYNIMHGYPDVQLSKLKSLRELWIDGLTNIAFGLAFRNMTSLKVLRLAGDHIKPSWRSKEFCMTNLVKGMFDNLPSITHLFIQKCNLETADVNVFQKLQNLEYLDLSKNTNLTLRRVSAALGSLQNKTNTLVLNEIESSKPHKYTVTLTTDMIESLQYIPLRELHLDNNRIELIEPDVFRKLPKTLQIVSAKQNRFFTGYYIFSVRYLENLRYLDISHQFFTSELEVWHQSETHNTNLNENHFTENIERNLNKSQIINKTYGPQIERSHRLETDFDKYTDTESRHYNNTDKYIGIETDSYNQRKSISPTKTPEKGSYEMNRNLSRRDILHYMTSTCPQHSKEFYIPPGTIVGYIPPKLEYLDISISKHANPVFQFIFSENNSLKILNASQSLLYCLEGPVRGLHKLEYLDLSENYCYNISKTFFKYASSLKSLYIHKNFLGQIFGEDYDGEILQPLSSLDVVNISYNRIYKIPRRFFMSQRNLVSLSAVGNVIEEFDVTLGHMTRLRNVQLRLNYINTLSDVTRGELEKISSQIDRNTNQSLLVDLSVNPIHCYCSNVEFLKWVFKHSSSDSSLVVQISECLFHENQTRVKLYSRKHLEDTVAYLEKQCQSYVGLIVGLSIFMAIVVNIILGIIIHKNRWQLQYWYYVVLDNYRCKVKLRRTNYEELDDMYKYDVFVASAAEDVDEQGKHENDFVMDKLRPVLKLRNLIAFVQVYHIQGNYNLISTVGKAINASRVVLFIFSDDWSKDDSMKVAVHMWQCDMMQRRCPNSVFGIRLNEMCGKDAEMMHDIHCKTVLDYPKGANRHTENAFWRECTDLLQKLGKNNSNQECSDVYALFRLACVVLAIVLVYCDGRRQQHGTCDICNCLVKDVVDCSDRSLTYIPKDLNVTTRELNLSSNYLQHIDNGSFEYLEELISLDLYNTSLKNVSPDALKGLTNLKFLNISQNDQFPLTNESTPMELFEHIPSLEVLRMYGTTGTYNIKNGYPDVQLSKLPSLEELWIDGLTNLTFGPAFRNMTSLKVLRLAGDFVEPSWRSKEFCMTDLVEGMFDNVASITHLYIRKCYVTHIDKNVFQNLENLEYLDLSENKIVGLENMFNSFYSLSNTTTSLILNSVVAGSTKTCGTEITTKMAKCIENKSIRELQLNHNIIRHIESDVFSTLPKTLQIVSATRNEFYLNTYIFNVFRLTNLTHLDISYQFFTDEISIWRKKEYTQEPKDAMLFTSSTDNILTDGNRNERLVSHDEYTYSSEQSEDHGGSHGGIFHGYAQQLLLDITHQNLFQYKTQSTGKVCPQFNKDRYIPPGTVLGNIPPNMKYLDLSHSKHAHPIFELFINYTNTLKIINASNSLLYCWEGPVHGLTKLVTLDLSNNFCNNVSFRFFQTLPTLKRLNISYNFLGSTIAKDIEGSIMSNLTALETLDISFNLIETIPKLFLKSQKELIVLSARGNILEDFNVDIRHMTKLRKLDLKRNRIRTLSEKTCADLEKISQRSSDNVNSASRKILFVNLRSNSIECSCTNIRFVKWLYNYFGSNSTLAVNVSYCVQDDENHTHMTLDSRNRLGAIVDNLEHKCRSYTALIIGLSIAVAFIVNVILGIIVHRYRWKLRYWYYVVFDKRTVRRGDYELIDEPRFKYDVFVASSDDQKEFVIDKLRPAFKQNGLTAFISVYHINFGNNLVNVIGKAINESSVVLFVFSDEWSSDDCMKIALHMWQCDMVHRNGPAVIGINLDTLRGRDVEMVREIYCQHFIDYPNGTDEEEQEAFWRDCAKTIREQKDAQ